The stretch of DNA AATAATTAGTGGTTCGTCTTGTTAAAGAACACGAGGAGGAAATACAATCAGTGGTTCGTCCCCTTAAAGAACACGAGGAGGAAAGACAATCAGTGGTTCGTCCTCTTAAAGAACATGAGGAGGAAAGACAATCAGTGGTAGAACACGAGGAAAGAACACGAGGAGGAAAGACAATCAGTGGTTCGTCCCATTAGAGAACAAGAGGAGGAAAGACAATCAGTGGTTCGTCCTCTTAAAGAACACGAGGAGGAAAGAAAATCAGTGGTTCGTCCTTTTAAAGAACACGAGGAGGAAAGACAATCAGTGATTCGTCCTCTTTAACAACACGAGGAGGAAAGACAATCAGTGATTCGTCCCATTAGAGAACAAGAGGAGGAAAGACAATCAGTGGTTCGTCCTCTTAAACAACACGAGGAGGAAAGACAATCAGTGGTTCGTCCTTTTAAAGAACACGAGGAGGAAAGACAATCAGTGATTCGTCCTCTTAAACAACACGAGGAGGAAAGACAATCAGTGGTTCGTCCCATTAGAGAACAAGAGGAGGAAAGACAATCAGTGGTTCGTCCTCTTAAACAACACGAGGAGGAAAGACAATCAGTGGTTCGTCCTTTTAAAGAACACGAGGAGGAAAGACAATCAGTGATTCGTCCTTTTAAAGAACACGAGGAGGAAAGACAATCAGTGATTCGTCCTTTTAAAGAACACGAGGAGGAAAGACAATCAGTGGTTCGTCCTTTTAAACAACACGAGGAGGAAAGACAATCAGTGATTCGTCCTCTTAAACAACACGAGGAGGAAAGAAAATCAGTGGTTCGTCCTTTTAAAGAACACGAGGAGGAAAGACAATCAGTGATTCGTCCTCTTAAACAACACGAGGAGGAAAGACAATCAGTGGTTCGTCCCATTAGAGAACAAGAGGAGGAAAGACAATCAGTGGTTCGTCCTCTTAAACAACACGAGGAGGAAAGACAATCAGTGGTTCGTCCTTTTAAAGAACACGAGGAGGAAAGACAATCAGTGATTCGTCCTTTTAAAGAACACGAGGAGGAAAGACAATCAGTGATTCGTCCTTTTAAAGAACACGAGGAGGAAAGACAATCAGTGGTTCGTCCTTTTAAACAACACGAGGAGGAAAGACAATCAGTGATTCGTCCTCTTAAACAACACGAGGAGGAAAGACAATCAGTGGTTCGTCCTTTTAAAGAACACGAGGAGGAAAGACAATCAGTGGTTCGTCCTTTTAAAGAACACGAGGAGGGAAGACAATCAGTGGTTCGTCCTTTTAAACAACACGAGGAGGAAAGACAATCAGTGGTTCGTCCTTTTAAACAACACGAGGAGGAAAGACAATCAGTGGTTCGTCCTTTTAAAGAACACGAGGAGGGAAGACAATCAGTGGTTCGTCCTTTTAAACAACACGAGGAGGAAAGACAATCAGTGGTTCGTCCTTTTAAAGAACACGAGGAGGAAAGACAATCAGTGGTTCGTCCTTTTAAAGAACACGAGGAGGAAAGACAATCAGTGGTTCGTCCTTTTAAAGAACACGAGGAGGGAAGACAATCAGTGGTTCGTCCTTTTAAACAACACGAGGAGGAAAGACAATCAGTGGTTCGTCCTTTTAAAGAACACGAGGAGGAAAGACAATCAGTGGTTCGTCCTTTTAAACAACACGAGGAGGAAAGACAATCAGTGGTTCGTCCTTTTAAAGAACACGAGGAGGGAAGACAATCAGTGGTTCGTCCTTTTAAACAACACGAGGAGGAAAGACAATCAGTGGTTCGTCCTTTTAAAGAACACGAGGAGGGAAGACAATCAGTGGTTCGTCCTTTTAAACAACACGAGGAGGAAAGACAATCAGTGGTTCGTCCTTTTAAACAACACGAGGAGGAAAGACAATCAGTGGTTCGTCCTTTAAAAGAACACGAGGAGGAAAGACAATCAGTGATTCGTCCTCTTAAACAACACGAGGAGGAAAGACAATCAGTGATTCGTCCTCTTAAACAACACGAGGAGGAAAGACAATCAGTGGTTCGTCCCATTAGAGAACAAGAGGAGGAAAGACAATCAGTGGTTCGTCCTCTTAAACAACACGAGGAGGAAAGACAATCAGTGGTTCGTCCTTTTAAAGAACACGAGGAGGAAAGACAATCAGTGATTCGTCCTCTTAAAGAACACGGAGGGAAAACAATCAGTGATTCATCCTCTTAAAGAATACGAGGAGGAAAGACAATCAGTGGTTCGTCCTCTTAAAGAATACGAGGAGGAAAGATAATTAGTGGTTCGTCCTCTTAAAGAACACGAGGAGGAAATACAATCAGTGGTTCGTCCTCTTAAAGAACACCAGGAGGAAAGACCATCAGTGATTCGTCCCCTTAAAGAACACCAGGAGGAAAGACAATCAAGTGGTTCGTCCTCTTTAAAGAAGACAGGAGGAAAGACAATCAGTGGTTCGTCCTCTTAAAGAACACGAGGAGGGAAAACAATCAGTGGTTCATCATCTTAAAGAACACGAGGAAGAAAGACAATTAGTGGTTCGTCCTCTTACAGAACACCAGGAGGAAAGAAAGTCAGTGGCTCGTCCTCTTGAAGAACACCAGGAGGAAAGACAATCAAGTGGTTTGTCCTCTTAAAGAAGACAGGAGGAAAGCCATAAAGGCGACTGTAAAAAAAGCAAAGAGAAGATGTGACTTTATGAAAGCAATCTATGAATTTGCAAACGAAGGGAAAGCACCTTTGATTGACAGCAATTGAGACGAACAAATCCTATCAAGGAAGGATAACCCTTGGCTTGAAAGGAAGAATGGGAAATGCCAATTGTTGAAAACTAGGTTATCTGATAAATAATGAAGTTCTTCTCAATGTCAtttgttttatattcattttctgCTTCGAGTTATCACATAAAATTAATTTTGCAGTTTAAAATCACGAATAATTGTATCTTGTGGTAAGCCACTTTATCATATTCGTTTTGGTGTGCAGCTAtgtcttcaagaaaaaaaaaaaaaaaaaaaagagagagagagagagagaggagagagagagagagagagagagagagagagagagaataataataaataagaaaaggtaaaaaaaaaatcattgaactgAATCATGTTAACCTACTTACCAAACCAGAAAAATAAAGAACAGAGTTCacattaaaaataatttaagaattttACAGGATCTTCACAGGTGGACAAAAGGCGTGTAATATAATGCAAATATTCTATGCATTGTGAACCCTAACATTTTATATtgtcgtgtaaaaaaaaaaattcgaacatGCAAAATACCTGAAACCGCAGATACACTTTTAAAAGATTAAAGGTgtacatacacgttcaaaaaaagcgtcaaaagtttgcatcaaaatttttatatcaaaattctgATGCAAAATTTTAGTGTGTGTAGGACATTatgatgtcaaaattttgcttcaaatatttttttgacatcaaaacgtcctacacactcaaattttgcatccaaattttgatatcaaaattttgatgcaaaattttgacgctttttttgaacgtgtatggacCCCTTTAGCCTTAAAAAATACAGTAATGTCATCATGAAACTCCAACCCTGGCAAATCTAGGTTAACCCTCAGTACGTGTCATTACCCTATTGTTCTGCAGAGTAAAAATAACCACCAGTAAAAGAATAAACGGGTGAATTAGAGAAATAAAAGTAACTAGTAGAGACAAGGTATTCATTTAATAATTCTTTTAAACCAGTGCAGGAGGAAGAAATTTAAAATGGAATTAAGACAGAAAATAAGAACAAGTGATTGGGTAATCAATaacaaacaacaataatgataataataataataataataatgataataatgataacaatataataataataataataataataataataataatgataataaaaataataatgataatgataatgataataataataatgataataataataataatgataataacaatataataataataataataataataataaaaataataataatgataataataaaaattataataataataataataataataataaaaatgataatgacaataataatattaataataataataataataataataaaaataataataataataataataataataataataacaaccaggaGACTCCTAACAAAAGCTACATTAAAACATTTACGCTACCAACAGCAGTGAAATTCCATTTAAACTTCTATCTTCCGCCACTGATATCGCCCGTATTGTGATGTATTCAGAAAATCCCATTCAATAAAAACCCGTTTCATCATTCTAATCCTGATCAGTCTCAAAGTCTAATCAACCTTCCCTTCCCTTGTTTCCTACACAGCCAATCCgtattttttaaaatgaaatccATCCTTCAATTTCTACGAAAATAAGGATAAATTGAGGCAGATCAATTTCTCTGTCTCCGTCTTTCCTTCGTTGGTGGGAGTAGTGCATACGAAATGGTCATACTGctctgtaacaacaacaacaacaacaatgaaacaacaacaacaatgataataacattacaaactagaaaagcactgagtgCAGACCTGTACCGcgacaacaaaaaccacaacaacaacaactacaacaacaacaaaaacaacaacaacgacgatgatgatgataacataaaaAGACTAAAAATGCACTCTGAGAattcagacctccgccacgacagcctatttctcgaagccagcttgcctttaccagaatcaatttagaccgtaggcgtatttgaagtctgtgtgacaatcatATGCGAAATTGGGGTtatggttagggttaattcggtcgaccttttgcttggccttgacctttgacctaggactttcaaaatttaataacttccatTTCTCAACATAACAACTACagtaatctctgaaagtttcactactctatgagtacaattgtgaccaggaagttgttcacaaaaaaaaaaaaaaagacagacaaacgggctgaaaacataacctcctcccaagttcgttgccggaggtaataataTAACAATTCAGAAACCATCTGGCTCATGCTAATATCAAGCTAGAAACCTTTAAATCAACGAGCTAAGACTTCCACCAAATGGACTGCACATTTATAGAAGATATCGTTTAAAAAATGACCGACCATTAGAATACCTTCGCTTAATAGACCGGCCAAGATTATGAATTCCATTACGAGTCTTCCTTTGTGGGTACACCTCCACTTATTCAAGCAAGCATCTAATTTCGAATATTGCTTTCCTAATGGCTGACCCAGCTCTTTACACTAGATGGGGCAGCTGCACATGATGGCTAAAGTAACATTAGCAATTTTCGCATACTTGGATGCAAGTGTGGGATGAACATTCTTCGTGGGTTGGCTTTGCAGTCGACCTGAGCATgtacggtactctctctctctctctctctctctctctctctctctctctcaaaaaaaaaaaaaaaaaaaaaaaaaaaggatttaataaagaaaaaaaaagaaaaaaaagaaaaaaataaaaatgttctcagtcgtatttcagtataatacaggcgaccgtaacttttaccttactttgttattatcttttacgggttagtggccGTAATATGActcaacgtcaatatatcagtttttaaaacggtaaatgccaggcaacatttatgcCATGATTGTTACCTtttattttacggcaaatttttaacagtgtagctaagTGTGCAGGGTATGTTGGATGTATTATTCTACAAGTTCAATGAACTCGAGATGCAAAGTCGACTACGGCAATCAAACAATTAGCGGCGATGTTCTAATTACTATCGCAGGTAAATTGGAACCGCATAAGTTAAACAGGTTACGTTATTGTTTGGGAGCCCACACTCGCCTTCAAAACTGTGGCATAACAACAGAAACTAGAAAACCACTcagagagtgcagatctccgccgcggcagattatttctcgaaatcagcgtGCCTTTCACTGATTAaatcaatcatttccagctctttacaaaggtttgaaatccctgcaagttttattactttacgattaaaattgtggccgtaaggTTAATGACCCGAATTTGACCTTTTGgttaaccttgaccttggactcgaccttcgACCTAAATAGCTCTTTATATGAGTTTAAAatacctgcaattttcattacttcacgattaaaattgtggccgtatggttgataaccggaatttgaccttttgcttaactttgaccttgaccttcggccttaacatgtattaattggcgtggataactcaaatatgaaccaagattgaagtctctgtgaccgcaatgtccaaatttatggtttattacgtgaatttgacattttgctagacctttgaccttgaccttccaaatttaatcatttccagctttttatataaaagttaatccctgcacgtttcattattctacgattaaaattgtagccaggaagctgttcacaaacaaagacacacacaaacaaacacaatcagggggtaaaacataacctccttccaaattccttggcggaggtaaatattatgTAGTTTCGTTTTAAAGGACACAATCCCGAACCTTGGCCCCTTTCTTCCCCCATCATCTCCTTTTCTCCCCAATTGTACGAAGACCTCCCATCCATCTTCTGCAGATACTCAATTGGCAATTGATTTGCAGGGCTAAGGCTAAGAGGCGTGTCTTTCCTCTTCGTACCCGGCCAAAATCTCTTGCTGAAATCAGCATTCCCGAGAATGCTGGGTTCAATTAGATTTTCTTCTGCTACTTTTATGGATTTTGGCTTCCTTTACTGTTCAGTGTTTGATTGATAAAGATTTTCaatcttataatcattattagtatATAAGAATTCTTCATTTTTAAAGTCATTTCATAATCATGATAAGTATATTAAGAATTCTTCATTTTTAAAGTCATTTCATAATCATGATTAGTATATAAGAATTCTCCATTTTTGAAGATTTCCTCTGAaaactaaaaaatattaataaccaaCTTCGCTGAGGTTcatttgtggtggcctggtggtagcgtccttgcctggcgattaccagactggagttcaagtcccgctcaaactcattagtttcttcggtcggtgcaacctcaccatcctagtgagctaaggatggagggtttgggggagcctataggtctctctgctgagtcatcagcagccattgcctgaccctccttggtcttaccttgggtggagaggggcttgggcacttatatgtaatatggtcagtctctagggcattgtcactactattcatgagcggcctttaaacctttatatatgaaagatttttttaatgttattattgttcttaaacttcttgtttttccttatttcctttccttaccgggctattttccctgttggagcccttgggcttatagcatcctgcttttccaactagggttgtagcttagcaagtaataataataatagtaaaagaatgAAATAAACGCATTAATCAACTGATAGCAAATAGAAGAGTACTTTGCGCAGACCATTATACCCTCTGAGAAACATTGAAACAGCAACACAATATTGTCATGTCTCTCAAGTGAAATTTCTTGTGTTGTTTCTCACAGATTTTCTCCCCAGATCTTCTCTACACTGAATCGTAAATCATTGCGTGGTAGATAGAAAGAGATTTAATGGAAAGAACAGCTTTTGCTTTGCAATTGTTATAAGCTGCAGCATagaaattaataaatttacatgtttgttttgaaaattatattttaaggaaCATTACTACTGGAAGGTTATTTGTATGATCATAACATCAGCAAATCCATGAATAACAAAGTCTAAAAAGtataatataaatatgatgaacaggcttacataagtccttttatagtttatatataaaatatgttttaatgttgttaattttttaaaattaatctatttcaatttttcataacttcttatatcgtttatttacttatttcctttcctcactggactaattttccctgatggagcccttgggcttatagcatcttgcttttccaactagggttgtagcttagctaataataataataataataataataataataataatatcattattattattataactaatactaaaagtaaaacaaaatcaaGACCTCTACATAGCAAAGAATAACCAAGGTAAGGAATAAtggtctagaaaaaaaaaagactgaacacTAAAGGAATAGGAGTCTAACACTAGTGGACACATCACCCACATAAAGGCGCAGCATATCCATAGATCTTTCATTACTGCACAGGAAGGTGAAAAAGCTCTTTTCAAACAGCTGATATGACTGACGtaaaggaatacacacacacacacacacacacagcagcagcagcattatcTTTATGTGTGACCCACATGAAGAccaaaaaaaaggcaagaaagaAGAAGACATCTCAGTGAGGTAAAGAGTTAGTGGCGAGACAtgaaagaggggggagggggagagaaagGAAAAGGAGGTGTAGGGGGATAAGGAGGGGGGAAGATGAGGAAATTGGAGAGGGAAAAAACCAGaggagatgaggaggaggaggaggaggaggaggaggaggaggaggaggaggaggaaagagccTGGAAGACGAAACCCTTTGATCAAGTTGAGGAGAGGGAAGAGGGGGGGATTGGGagtaggaaaaggggggggggggtttgga from Palaemon carinicauda isolate YSFRI2023 chromosome 5, ASM3689809v2, whole genome shotgun sequence encodes:
- the LOC137641079 gene encoding trichohyalin-like, whose product is MAESLLVKVLQDVTQLNEGIQGFHRCGSLAQYPVQHSHLVAGHNDAPENSFQLRDLQVASTSIQRNPPNLKVFKQYPVKSPERAMTLPKAPLPRDAPKYGFSIPEQEEERQSVVRPLKQHEEERQSVVRPFKEHEEERQSVIRPLKQHEEERQSVVRPIREQEEERQSVVRPLKQHEEERQSVVRPFKEHEEERQSVIRPFKEHEEERQSVIRPFKEHEEERQSVVRPFKQHEEERQSVIRPLKQHEEERKSVVRPFKEHEEERQSVIRPLKQHEEERQSVVRPIREQEEERQSVVRPLKQHEEERQSVVRPFKEHEEERQSVIRPFKEHEEERQSVIRPFKEHEEERQSVVRPFKQHEEERQSVIRPLKQHEEERQSVVRPFKEHEEERQSVVRPFKEHEEGRQSVVRPFKQHEEERQSVVRPFKQHEEERQSVVRPFKEHEEGRQSVVRPFKQHEEERQSVVRPFKEHEEERQSVVRPFKEHEEERQSVVRPFKEHEEGRQSVVRPFKQHEEERQSVVRPFKEHEEERQSVVRPFKQHEEERQSVVRPFKEHEEGRQSVVRPFKQHEEERQSVVRPFKEHEEGRQSVVRPFKQHEEERQSVVRPFKQHEEERQSVVRPLKEHEEERQSVIRPLKQHEEERQSVIRPLKQHEEERQSVVRPIREQEEERQSVVRPLKQHEEERQSVVRPFKEHEEERQSVIRPLKEHGGKTISDSSS